In Phaeobacter piscinae, one genomic interval encodes:
- a CDS encoding SufB/SufD family protein, with protein sequence MALADRKQSETEARLATLTMPEGGCLAEARKAALSRVQTLGLPGRRDEYWKYTRPDTLTAAEAPTAAVFDAGEPPMFSEFDRIKIVFVDGVFDADASDELALEGISIDRIADICAKDIHWAKDLYGVLEARGQTPVARPLAALNTAFAQDGVAIRVTGTPSKPVSLIYRHASEDSDAILHHVIRVESGATATILENGPAASRFNKCMEIDVADGGSLHLVRAQGRDHERRAATHLFARLGTESVFKSFTLTVNGVLTRNEAVIELIGDDAVAHIAGACVGDGDFHHDDTVFITHDAVNCESRQVFKKVLRNGATGVFQGKILVKEGAQKTDGYQISQSLLLDDDSQFLAKPELEIYADDVACSHGSTSGAIDEEGLFYLRSRGVPHAEATDLMTLAFLAEAVDEIEDADIAANVVDRLEGWLARRR encoded by the coding sequence ATGGCGCTTGCTGACAGAAAACAAAGCGAAACAGAGGCGCGTCTGGCCACGCTGACCATGCCGGAGGGCGGCTGTCTGGCGGAGGCGCGCAAAGCCGCGCTGTCCCGCGTACAGACGCTGGGGCTGCCCGGCCGTCGCGATGAATATTGGAAATACACTCGGCCCGATACGCTGACCGCAGCGGAGGCACCAACCGCCGCCGTTTTTGATGCAGGCGAGCCTCCGATGTTCAGCGAATTTGATCGCATCAAGATCGTGTTTGTCGATGGTGTTTTTGACGCTGATGCCTCGGATGAACTGGCGCTGGAAGGGATCAGCATTGATCGCATTGCTGATATCTGCGCCAAAGATATCCATTGGGCCAAGGACTTGTACGGTGTTCTTGAAGCGCGCGGTCAAACCCCTGTCGCACGCCCGCTGGCGGCTTTGAATACTGCATTTGCGCAGGATGGTGTCGCGATCCGCGTCACCGGGACGCCTTCGAAACCGGTCAGCTTGATCTATCGCCACGCATCAGAGGACTCGGATGCGATTCTGCACCACGTGATCCGTGTTGAGAGCGGGGCCACCGCGACCATTCTGGAAAACGGGCCTGCGGCCTCGCGGTTCAACAAGTGCATGGAAATTGACGTTGCCGACGGCGGTTCCCTGCATCTGGTGCGCGCGCAGGGTCGTGACCACGAGCGTCGCGCGGCAACACATCTGTTTGCGCGTCTTGGCACTGAATCTGTGTTCAAATCCTTCACCCTGACCGTGAATGGCGTGCTGACCCGGAATGAGGCGGTGATCGAGCTAATCGGCGATGATGCCGTGGCCCATATTGCTGGTGCGTGCGTTGGCGATGGTGATTTCCATCACGATGACACCGTGTTCATCACCCATGATGCCGTGAACTGTGAGAGCCGTCAGGTCTTCAAGAAGGTGCTGCGCAATGGCGCGACTGGAGTATTCCAGGGCAAGATCCTGGTGAAGGAAGGCGCGCAAAAGACTGACGGATATCAGATTTCCCAGTCTTTGTTGCTGGACGATGACAGCCAGTTCCTCGCCAAGCCTGAGCTGGAAATCTATGCCGATGACGTGGCTTGTTCGCATGGCTCCACGTCCGGTGCGATTGACGAAGAAGGGCTGTTCTATCTGCGTTCCCGTGGTGTGCCGCATGCCGAAGCGACCGATCTCATGACGCTTGCGTTTCTCGCCGAGGCGGTGGACGAGATTGAGGACGCTGATATTGCGGCGAACGTTGTGGACCGGCTGGAAGGCTGGTTGGCCCGGCGCCGCTGA
- a CDS encoding YIP1 family protein: MSVSQDIVATYKGPRRVFARRLAMGLHEDRLLAILMAGCAIAFIAQMPVRAREAHLTGQELNMLLGGSLLALLFMAPLLLYALAFLAHGLAQLVGGSGGSAQARLALFWAFLAASPLMLLNGLVAGFIGSGLELTLVGGIWFLLFLWFWVSGMAQAYWGEK, encoded by the coding sequence ATGTCCGTCAGTCAGGACATTGTTGCCACCTACAAGGGGCCGCGCAGAGTTTTTGCGCGGCGTCTTGCCATGGGGCTGCATGAAGACCGGCTGCTTGCCATTCTGATGGCTGGCTGCGCTATCGCGTTCATTGCGCAGATGCCTGTGCGGGCGCGGGAGGCACATCTGACCGGGCAGGAGTTGAACATGCTGCTGGGCGGATCGCTGCTTGCATTGCTGTTCATGGCGCCGCTGCTGCTATATGCGCTGGCGTTTCTGGCCCATGGGCTGGCCCAGTTGGTCGGCGGCTCAGGCGGTAGCGCTCAGGCCCGTCTGGCGCTGTTCTGGGCCTTTCTGGCGGCCAGCCCGCTGATGCTGCTAAACGGGCTCGTGGCTGGGTTTATCGGGTCGGGGCTTGAATTGACTCTGGTCGGCGGGATCTGGTTCCTGCTGTTTCTTTGGTTCTGGGTCAGCGGTATGGCTCAGGCGTACTGGGGTGAAAAATGA
- a CDS encoding YIP1 family protein, with translation MIPYQTLASLTFSAPTAAARVLLSVDWPRQALVLALLLTAVLNTLVLEVADAILPGNSSLLPSLSPLPYAGAVFVLHLCITALLTWTGRWIGGQARFVEILAVNVWLNAVQIALLIAVILLHLILPLAASLIALVANFVMLAIFLKFIKEAHQFTSVWRAIGSVLMSAILIVILLSLLLGAHAPALLGLPDHV, from the coding sequence ATGATACCCTACCAGACACTTGCAAGCCTGACCTTCAGCGCGCCGACCGCCGCGGCGCGGGTGCTTCTGTCGGTAGACTGGCCCCGTCAGGCACTTGTTCTGGCGCTGTTGCTGACGGCCGTGCTGAACACGCTGGTGCTTGAAGTCGCGGATGCGATTTTACCGGGTAATAGCAGTCTCCTGCCAAGCCTGTCCCCGCTGCCCTATGCCGGTGCGGTTTTCGTCCTGCATCTTTGCATTACTGCGCTTCTGACTTGGACCGGTCGCTGGATCGGCGGTCAGGCGCGTTTTGTTGAAATACTTGCGGTCAACGTCTGGCTGAATGCGGTACAGATAGCTCTTTTGATTGCCGTGATACTGCTGCATCTGATCCTGCCGCTGGCCGCCTCCTTGATTGCTCTGGTGGCAAATTTCGTCATGCTGGCGATCTTTCTGAAGTTCATCAAAGAAGCACATCAGTTTACATCAGTCTGGCGGGCCATCGGCTCGGTTCTGATGTCGGCGATATTGATCGTCATCCTTCTCTCTCTGCTTTTGGGGGCCCATGCCCCGGCACTATTGGGACTTCCCGACCATGTATGA
- a CDS encoding cysteine desulfurase, translating into MYDVQKIRADFPILSRQVNGKPLTYLDNGASAQKPQVVIDAITRAYSEEYSNVHRGLHYLSNLATEKYEGVRGTISRFLNAGDENTIVMNSGTTEGINTVAYGWAMPQLEAGDEIILSVMEHHANIVPWHFLRERQGVVLKWVETAADGSLDPQAVLDAIGPKTKLIAITQCSNVLGTIVDVKTICREAREQGVAVLVDGSQGAVHMPVNVQDIGCDFYAITGHKLYGPSSSGAIYIRPERMAEMRPFMGGGDMIKEVAREQVIYNDAPMKFEAGTPGIVQMIGLGVALEYMMDIGMENIAAHETAITTYANERLSGLNWVNIQGQAADKAAIFSFTLEGAAHAHDISTILDKKGVAVRAGQHCAGPLMDHLGVAATCRASFGLYNTKEEVDVLIDALELAHELFG; encoded by the coding sequence ATGTATGATGTCCAAAAAATTCGCGCCGATTTTCCGATCCTGTCCCGTCAGGTGAACGGCAAGCCGCTGACCTATCTGGACAACGGTGCGTCGGCGCAGAAACCTCAGGTGGTGATTGATGCAATTACCCGTGCATATTCAGAGGAATATTCTAACGTTCACAGAGGTTTGCACTATCTTTCTAACCTTGCGACTGAAAAATACGAAGGCGTGCGTGGCACGATCTCGCGTTTTCTGAATGCTGGGGATGAGAACACGATTGTGATGAACTCCGGTACCACTGAAGGCATCAACACCGTAGCCTATGGTTGGGCGATGCCCCAGCTGGAGGCCGGGGATGAGATCATTCTGAGCGTGATGGAGCACCACGCCAACATTGTGCCTTGGCATTTCTTGCGCGAGCGTCAGGGCGTGGTGCTGAAGTGGGTAGAGACCGCCGCTGACGGCAGTCTTGATCCGCAGGCGGTATTGGACGCCATCGGTCCCAAAACCAAGCTGATCGCAATTACCCAATGCTCCAATGTGTTGGGGACCATTGTGGATGTGAAAACCATTTGCCGTGAAGCGCGTGAACAGGGCGTTGCGGTATTGGTCGACGGCTCGCAGGGCGCGGTCCACATGCCAGTGAATGTACAGGATATCGGCTGTGATTTCTACGCGATCACCGGTCACAAACTCTACGGTCCGTCCTCATCAGGTGCGATCTACATTCGACCCGAACGAATGGCAGAGATGCGCCCCTTCATGGGCGGCGGCGATATGATCAAGGAAGTCGCCCGTGAGCAGGTGATCTACAATGATGCGCCGATGAAGTTCGAGGCCGGCACGCCGGGGATCGTACAGATGATCGGTCTGGGCGTGGCGCTTGAATATATGATGGACATCGGCATGGAGAATATCGCCGCCCATGAGACGGCCATCACGACCTATGCCAACGAGCGGTTAAGCGGTTTGAACTGGGTGAATATACAGGGGCAAGCTGCTGACAAAGCTGCGATTTTCAGCTTCACGCTTGAGGGCGCTGCCCATGCGCATGACATCTCCACCATCCTTGACAAAAAAGGCGTGGCTGTGCGCGCCGGTCAGCATTGTGCAGGGCCTCTGATGGACCACCTCGGCGTAGCTGCCACCTGTCGCGCTTCTTTCGGACTGTACAATACCAAGGAAGAGGTCGATGTGCTGATCGACGCGCTGGAGCTGGCGCATGAGTTGTTTGGCTAG
- a CDS encoding UDP-N-acetylglucosamine-peptide N-acetylglucosaminyltransferase has product MSISFPNGFNCPLYTGAVQLMRNRDFTEAEPMMRSSLIHEGETALSYHYLAEIVASRTGRIEEAIALQEKALSLAPSNSVFIAALGSRLKDGGFDRQALKILETALAIDENSPIALPLIMRLRRKFLAWKNDAQERRCLERMQQANHRPDPLALFTYIDDPQAQLDNASLRAPKSKRAKPAPHEPGNKIRIGYFSSDFFEHPTMHLFRGALKAHDRDKFEFYVYDLLPKEQSEESAFVRNFADHYRDVSNLTPEETADLSIRDRVDIAVDLKGDTFASKQEIFAYGAAPVQVSFLGFPGTTGMDMIDYMIADEVTIPEGSERYYSETILRLPNCYQPNSNCRHVPEVRDTRADYNLPQDKFVFANLNNTYKVGPREFAAWMKILKRAPDSVLLFYMGNTDIAEVVAQKAEAHGVAPDRIIPCGALPQAAHIDRISQVDLCLDCFSCNAHTTASDILWAGVPILTLAGKQFAARVASSVLSAANLPELSVKSEKLFIDKAVSLAKNPDEISRIKHQLREQRFALPLFDTEAWTRDYERALYQIYHESHSAAGR; this is encoded by the coding sequence CATGAGGGCGAGACTGCACTTAGCTATCACTATCTGGCTGAGATCGTCGCCTCTCGGACCGGACGCATTGAGGAAGCAATCGCACTCCAGGAAAAGGCGCTATCCCTGGCTCCGTCAAACTCGGTGTTTATCGCCGCCCTGGGCTCTCGCCTGAAGGATGGTGGGTTTGACAGGCAAGCTCTCAAGATCCTCGAAACCGCTTTGGCGATTGATGAAAACAGCCCAATTGCACTGCCCTTGATCATGAGGCTTCGGCGCAAATTCCTGGCATGGAAGAACGATGCGCAAGAACGACGCTGCCTTGAGAGGATGCAGCAGGCCAACCATCGTCCAGACCCGCTAGCCCTTTTCACTTATATCGATGACCCTCAGGCCCAGCTTGACAATGCAAGCCTGCGTGCCCCCAAATCCAAACGGGCCAAACCTGCGCCTCATGAGCCCGGCAATAAGATCAGGATTGGGTATTTTTCCAGCGACTTCTTCGAACATCCCACAATGCATCTGTTCCGCGGCGCGCTGAAGGCGCATGACAGAGACAAATTCGAATTTTATGTTTATGATCTTCTCCCTAAGGAGCAGTCCGAAGAAAGCGCCTTTGTTCGCAACTTCGCGGACCACTACAGAGATGTTTCGAACCTGACCCCTGAGGAGACTGCCGACCTTTCCATCCGCGACAGAGTTGATATCGCGGTGGATCTCAAGGGGGATACCTTCGCCTCAAAGCAAGAAATATTCGCCTATGGGGCTGCACCGGTTCAAGTCTCGTTTCTCGGGTTTCCGGGTACCACCGGCATGGACATGATTGACTATATGATCGCTGACGAGGTCACGATCCCTGAGGGCTCGGAACGATATTATAGCGAAACCATTCTCAGATTGCCCAATTGCTATCAGCCCAATAGCAATTGCCGCCATGTCCCCGAGGTCCGCGACACCAGGGCAGACTACAACCTCCCGCAGGATAAATTCGTCTTCGCCAATCTCAACAACACCTACAAGGTCGGCCCGCGAGAGTTCGCCGCATGGATGAAGATACTCAAACGAGCTCCGGATTCGGTGCTACTCTTCTATATGGGCAATACTGATATCGCTGAAGTCGTCGCTCAAAAGGCCGAGGCGCATGGCGTCGCTCCGGATCGGATCATCCCTTGTGGGGCGCTACCGCAGGCCGCTCACATAGACCGTATTTCGCAAGTCGACCTGTGCCTTGATTGTTTCAGTTGCAACGCCCATACGACCGCGTCCGACATCCTATGGGCCGGTGTTCCGATACTGACCCTGGCTGGCAAACAGTTTGCGGCCCGTGTTGCCAGCAGCGTCCTGAGTGCGGCGAATCTACCAGAGCTGTCTGTGAAATCTGAAAAACTTTTCATCGACAAAGCTGTGAGCCTGGCAAAAAATCCCGACGAGATATCACGGATTAAACACCAACTGAGAGAACAAAGGTTTGCTCTGCCGCTGTTTGACACCGAAGCATGGACGAGAGATTACGAGCGTGCGCTGTACCAGATCTATCACGAGAGTCACTCCGCAGCTGGGCGTTAA